From the Exiguobacterium marinum DSM 16307 genome, the window TCATATGAGCATCGTAGTCAAGTTCACCATCTTTTGTGAAGAGCCGATCCTGTACGATAAGCGGGATGTCGTCGACACCATAGTCATTCGGGAGACCACTCTGTGCATCGTCGGTCACATAAAGAAGACCGGCGAGCCCTTTGTAAACTTGTTCAGCTGTTGCGCCCATCGGATGGGGGTGAAACCAAAGCGTACTCGGCTCTTGGTCGATATCGAGTCGAACTTGTGCACGGTCGCCCGCTGCTATAGCTTGATGCGGCCCTCCGTCCATTTCGGCAGGGATGACAAGACCGTGCCAGTGGAACGTTGTCGGTTCATCCAATCGGTTGATTGTATCAATCACGACCGTCTTTCCTTTTGGGAGCTCGAGCATCGGTCCGAGTAAGTTCCCGTTATATCCAAGCGTTTCTGTCGATTTTCCATTTTGAAAGAACCGTGACGTTCCTTCATCTGCTACTACCGTATAATAGACGGTACTGTCCGTGACGCGGTCTGGTTTCAAGGGGGAGGGAATCGGAAGCGATTGTTCCGGTTCGTCAGATGCCTCGATTGCTTGCGTCGTTCCGTGTCCCATCGGTCCGCCATTTCCTGTCATTCCATCGTTGCCCATCATATTATCATCCATCTGTTCAAACGTTGAATTGTCGCCCCACATATGATTCATATTGTTCATGTTCCATCTTCCATTGAATAAGACGAACAGTAGAACTAGAATGATCCCGATCAATATCCCCGTTAATAGGAACCATATTCCTTTTGATTTCATCCTATAACACTCCTTTATTATTCAGTCCTTACTTTGTTTTACCACTTAATTGTGAAAGAAACATGAAAGCCTAAATTCGTTTATTGATATACCGCATAGGGGTATATCATCCGTATAAAGGAGAGGATGAATAATGGAGCATGAACATCACGAACATCATGAACACCATGAAGATAGTCATGATTCTCATCACGGAGGACATGGACATGAACATATGATTGAAGACTTTAAACGGCGCTTTTTTGTTTCGCTCGGTCTGATGATTCCGATCCTCCTGTTGTCGGATATGATTCAAGAATGGCTTCGATTTGAACTTGATTTTCCATTTGAAAAAACAATCTTGTTTGTCTTAGCGACGATTGTGTATGTATACGGTGGATGGCCATTCTTAAAAGGGAGTGTGGAGGAGCTGTGGGATCGTAGCCCGGGTATGATGATGCTGATTGGCTTGGCAATCAGTGTCGCTTACTTCTATAGTGCCGCTGTCGTCTTTGGATACGGAAGTGGCCATGACTTCTTTTGGGAACTCGCTTCACTGATTGTGATCATGCTACTCGGTCACTGGATTGAAATGCGTTCGGTCATGGGGGCGTCAAATGCGTTGGAGCAACTCGTCCAACTGTTACCGAACGAGGCGCATCGCATCAACGGGGAAGAGACGGAGGACGTCCCGATCTCTGAGCTTAAAGAAGGAGATCGGATTCTCGTCAAACCAGGGGAACAGGTTCCGGTAGACGGGAAGATTATCAAAGGGCAGACGACAATCGATGAGTCGATGTTGACAGGTGAATCGGTCCCGGTCGAAAAGTCCGAAGGTGAGGACGTCATCGCAGGTTCCATCAACCAAGAAGGGAGTTTGACGATTGAAACGATCGGTACGGGAGAAACTACGTATTTGTCAAAAGTCATCGAGTTGGTGAGCGAAGCCCAAAAATCTAAGTCACGTGCTCAAAACCTAGCGAATCGTGCAGCAAAATACTTGTTTTACATCGCGATTGCTGCTGGAGTCATCACGTTCACCATCTGGTTCATGCTCGGCTATTCGGTCGGAACGGCGGTCGAACGGATGGTGACGGTCATGGTCATCTCGTGTCCGCATGCACTCGGACTGGCGACACCGCTCGTCGTCGCAGTTTCGACAACGCTATCGGCGAAACAAGGTCTTCTCATCCGTAATCGGACCCAATTTGAAGAAGCACGTCGACTCGATGCCATCATCTTTGATAAGACCGGTACGTTGACGGAAGGGAATTTCGGCGTCACGGACGTACAGGCGAGCTCATCTTATACGGAAGAAGATGTGTTACAACTTGCAGGATCGGTTGAGCGTGAGTCGCAACATCCACTCGCACAAGGAGTATTGAGAGAAATAGAAAAACGGGAGTTGAAGCTCTCCGCTGTCGATCATTTTGGCTCCATGACAGGTGTCGGTTTAGAAGGAACGGTCGACGGTGCGCACATACAAGTCGTCAGTCCACGTCATATCCGTGATCAACACATTCAAATCGACGAAGAGACGTTCACGCGATTATCGGAAGAAGGCAAGACCGTCGTCTTTGTCTTGAAGGACGGGGAATGGGTCGGTATGATTGCGATGGCCGATCTAGTACGGGAAGAGGCGAAGGAGACCGTCGAGGCTCTTCGTGAAAAAGGCATCCGCTCCATCATGTTGACGGGGGACAACGAGAAGGTCGCGCATTGGGTCGCGGGTCAGCTCGGTATCGATGACGTGTATGCCGAAGTATTGCCAGACGACAAGGCGAACCAGGTAAAAGACGTCCAGAAAGATGGCAGCAAAGTAGCGATGGTCGGAGATGGGATCAATGATGCCCCGGCCCTAGCGCAAGCGGATGTCGGCATCGCAATCGGGAGCGGGACAGACGTTGCCGTCGAGACGGCAGACATCGTCCTCGTCCGCAGTAATCCGAAAGATGTCCTATCGATTTTGGAACTTTCACAAAACACGTATCGTAAGATGATTCAAAATCTATGGTGGGCCGCTGGTTACAACATCGTCGCCATCCCACTCGCTGCGGGCGTGTTGGCACCAATTGGCATTATCCTATCACCAGCCATCGGTGCCGTTTTGATGAGTCTAAGTACAATCATTGTCGCCATCAACGCCCGACTTTTGAAGATTTAACAAGTTTTTCATCTTTAGCACGTATGCTAGATAGGATGCTAATGATGGAGGGATCGAGATGAAACGAACGTTAATGCTCTCACTATTACTGACTCCACTGCTCTTGTCGGCGTGTGGAGCAGAAGAGGCGCCATCGGATACAAACCAATCAGAAAACGAAACGACAGCGACACAGGACATGTGGCAACGCGTGGGAGAGGATGAAATGGTCTCCCACATCCACGGGGCAGGATTTTGGCAAGACGACGAACGTCCTGTCATCGCAACTCATGCCGGGTTAATGGAATATCGAGAAGACGGTTGGTATACGCTTCCGACAAATCGCCATGACTATATGGGGTTTGAAGTCGTCGAGGATGGATTTTATGCGAGCGGTCACCCCGATCGTCGGACAGATTTCAAAAATCCACTTGGGGTCATGCATGGAAAAAATCATGGGGTGGTACTCGAGAGTCGGTCGCTTGAAGGCGAGGCAGATTTTCACTATATGAGCGCCGGTTATGCCACAGGTACACTCTACGTTTACCTGGAAGAAGCGACCTCGGAGCTAGAACCGGGATTTTATCGTTCCATCGATGGTGGGAGCTCATTTGAACCGATGCAGGTGCAAGGAATAGAGGAAGCGCAAGTGGCAGGTATCGTCGCCGATGCGACGGATGCGGAGCGCGTCTTTTTGTACGGGCCGTCCGGCATCCTCGTTTCAAGTAACTCTGGAGATTCGTTCGAGCCACTTGTTGAAACAGAACAAGTTGTCACGGTCGGAGCGGATGAGGGGCAGTTGGCCTACGTACGACAGACAGATGGTTCTTTCGAAGGGGTTCGTTTCAACTTAGACGATGAGTCGACAGAGACGTTCAACCTTCCAGAGCTTCAAGCGGACGCTGTGCCAATCGAATTGGCAGTCAAAGAGAAGCGTATGTTGCTCGTCACATCGGATAACAGCGTATATGAGTTTACAGACGGGGAATGGGAGATGCGCCTCGAC encodes:
- a CDS encoding heavy metal translocating P-type ATPase; this encodes MEHEHHEHHEHHEDSHDSHHGGHGHEHMIEDFKRRFFVSLGLMIPILLLSDMIQEWLRFELDFPFEKTILFVLATIVYVYGGWPFLKGSVEELWDRSPGMMMLIGLAISVAYFYSAAVVFGYGSGHDFFWELASLIVIMLLGHWIEMRSVMGASNALEQLVQLLPNEAHRINGEETEDVPISELKEGDRILVKPGEQVPVDGKIIKGQTTIDESMLTGESVPVEKSEGEDVIAGSINQEGSLTIETIGTGETTYLSKVIELVSEAQKSKSRAQNLANRAAKYLFYIAIAAGVITFTIWFMLGYSVGTAVERMVTVMVISCPHALGLATPLVVAVSTTLSAKQGLLIRNRTQFEEARRLDAIIFDKTGTLTEGNFGVTDVQASSSYTEEDVLQLAGSVERESQHPLAQGVLREIEKRELKLSAVDHFGSMTGVGLEGTVDGAHIQVVSPRHIRDQHIQIDEETFTRLSEEGKTVVFVLKDGEWVGMIAMADLVREEAKETVEALREKGIRSIMLTGDNEKVAHWVAGQLGIDDVYAEVLPDDKANQVKDVQKDGSKVAMVGDGINDAPALAQADVGIAIGSGTDVAVETADIVLVRSNPKDVLSILELSQNTYRKMIQNLWWAAGYNIVAIPLAAGVLAPIGIILSPAIGAVLMSLSTIIVAINARLLKI
- a CDS encoding F510_1955 family glycosylhydrolase, with the translated sequence MKRTLMLSLLLTPLLLSACGAEEAPSDTNQSENETTATQDMWQRVGEDEMVSHIHGAGFWQDDERPVIATHAGLMEYREDGWYTLPTNRHDYMGFEVVEDGFYASGHPDRRTDFKNPLGVMHGKNHGVVLESRSLEGEADFHYMSAGYATGTLYVYLEEATSELEPGFYRSIDGGSSFEPMQVQGIEEAQVAGIVADATDAERVFLYGPSGILVSSNSGDSFEPLVETEQVVTVGADEGQLAYVRQTDGSFEGVRFNLDDESTETFNLPELQADAVPIELAVKEKRMLLVTSDNSVYEFTDGEWEMRLDKGELN
- a CDS encoding multicopper oxidase family protein, yielding MKSKGIWFLLTGILIGIILVLLFVLFNGRWNMNNMNHMWGDNSTFEQMDDNMMGNDGMTGNGGPMGHGTTQAIEASDEPEQSLPIPSPLKPDRVTDSTVYYTVVADEGTSRFFQNGKSTETLGYNGNLLGPMLELPKGKTVVIDTINRLDEPTTFHWHGLVIPAEMDGGPHQAIAAGDRAQVRLDIDQEPSTLWFHPHPMGATAEQVYKGLAGLLYVTDDAQSGLPNDYGVDDIPLIVQDRLFTKDGELDYDAHMNVDGTTGDTILANGAINTTFDVQTETLRVRLVNGSNARDFDFTLSNGENMTQIAADGGLLEQPVSLKTISLTPGERAEVLIDFSEIEDDVALEADGVSFTTFRVGELDKASIDIPTSKKTPTPVNTKTDRQLTLFGMGNMVSINGDTYDPDRIDIKVKQGDTEIWEIENKPDMMGGMTHPFHIHGVQFRIISRDGNPPADYEKGWKDTVAVAPDERVKIELTFTETGTFMYHCHILEHEENGMMGQLNVTE